One segment of Rubripirellula amarantea DNA contains the following:
- a CDS encoding sulfatase family protein, whose product MTKSAFLLSLFVFAWSVSCVAEERPNIVLIMADDLGLGDVNYYQEKFQGHKSQVPTPAMDALARDGMWFTDAHSATSLCSPTRYCVMSGNMNYRSYAPWGVWGSFRASPFKPGEATLGSVAKSAGYSTGFIGKWHLGGDFLDSETGQIYRKNERNEPGATVDLTRMVGGGPQSVGFDYSLTLPCGIQGPTYTAYENGDWLPLNEDSEIIFLDKTTAIDPKFVSDKGPGLGDSHWNAREIGKLLSAKAVDFVDKRAGKEPFFLCYWSPHVHLPHTPTDEFDGLKIAGTTPTNHLDTLRDLDQQVARIVQSLKANKVYDNTLIIFTSDNGGLGIKATVEAGHDSSGEWRGFKNSPHEGGHRVPFVAVWPGHIEPGSVSDDTVINQDTLATMASLLNVKVPADQAKDSLDLMPLLTGTGSFQPREYLMMQAGSQNEVMFRKDGWKLILKSDHKVSKFEPIALFNLNDNPTENEAENKVDDPAQADRVKRLREEYLRIRNSGERTTPVIGA is encoded by the coding sequence ATGACTAAATCTGCTTTTCTTCTAAGCCTTTTTGTGTTCGCATGGTCTGTATCTTGCGTTGCCGAAGAGCGGCCGAATATTGTGCTGATCATGGCCGATGACTTGGGCCTTGGTGACGTCAACTATTACCAAGAAAAGTTCCAAGGCCATAAGTCTCAGGTGCCTACTCCTGCGATGGACGCGCTTGCTCGCGATGGCATGTGGTTCACCGACGCTCATTCCGCCACGTCGCTGTGTTCACCGACTCGTTACTGCGTCATGAGCGGCAACATGAATTACCGCAGCTATGCTCCGTGGGGTGTATGGGGTTCGTTTCGGGCAAGTCCTTTCAAGCCGGGCGAAGCGACACTGGGAAGCGTGGCTAAGTCAGCGGGGTACTCGACCGGATTTATCGGCAAGTGGCATCTCGGCGGTGACTTCTTGGATTCAGAAACTGGCCAGATTTATCGAAAGAACGAACGCAACGAACCGGGGGCAACAGTTGACTTGACTCGAATGGTCGGCGGTGGTCCTCAATCGGTTGGTTTCGACTACAGCCTCACGTTGCCTTGTGGAATCCAGGGGCCAACCTACACGGCTTACGAAAATGGCGATTGGTTGCCACTGAACGAAGATTCGGAAATCATCTTCCTCGACAAGACGACCGCGATTGATCCCAAGTTTGTTTCGGATAAGGGGCCCGGACTTGGTGACTCGCATTGGAACGCTCGCGAGATCGGAAAATTGCTGTCAGCTAAGGCGGTGGACTTCGTCGACAAGCGGGCCGGTAAGGAGCCGTTCTTTCTGTGCTACTGGAGTCCGCACGTTCACTTGCCGCACACGCCGACCGATGAGTTTGACGGTCTGAAGATTGCCGGCACGACACCGACGAACCATCTTGATACGCTGCGAGATCTCGATCAACAAGTCGCTCGCATTGTGCAGTCGCTCAAAGCAAACAAGGTCTACGACAACACCTTGATCATCTTTACCTCCGACAACGGTGGATTAGGGATCAAAGCGACTGTCGAAGCCGGGCATGATTCCAGCGGCGAATGGCGCGGGTTCAAAAATTCACCGCATGAAGGCGGTCACCGAGTACCTTTCGTCGCCGTATGGCCAGGGCATATTGAACCCGGCAGCGTGAGCGATGATACGGTGATCAATCAGGACACGTTGGCGACGATGGCTAGCTTGTTGAACGTGAAAGTTCCCGCTGACCAAGCGAAGGACTCATTGGACCTGATGCCCTTGCTAACCGGGACCGGCAGTTTTCAGCCTCGCGAGTATCTGATGATGCAGGCGGGAAGTCAGAACGAAGTGATGTTCCGAAAGGACGGTTGGAAGCTCATCCTAAAAAGCGATCATAAAGTTTCGAAATTCGAACCCATCGCATTGTTCAATTTGAATGATAATCCGACCGAAAATGAGGCGGAAAACAAAGTGGATGACCCCGCCCAGGCCGATCGCGTGAAGCGGCTGCGTGAGGAGTATTTGCGGATTCGAAACAGTGGCGAGCGAACGACACCGGTGATTGGAGCTTGA
- a CDS encoding DUF1592 domain-containing protein, with the protein MKGVLFLAMIALTTEAVVADSDQTFPSQVDPFVSTYCYQCHDAREEQGDFRLDILSRDIGDAATAIAWQDAIDLIKLGEMPPPDEPQPASEELEAFLTAVEVAIQQATAASSKPQSGIRRLSQSALQNTVQDLIGTGLSITKDLPPDAEIGGFNNLGQGLELTDTFMSVLQVNARRIARNIIAPADQADPRMALINEVEQLGHGKRVIKQDDELLVCSSRSEADRVWLSGFSAPWTGVYRIRIEACQYDNRDELDAAGKSYVAANAKSALNQGNFERFRIPAQRPRMVAIKAESSNVLGAERRRATPGRELTKIAVSDHYDSYEVECVLEKGENVFVQAVDCLRTGNTPLALVDGDEMLVGEICRVREMKIEGPLVESWPSELQQSLLARDSSSSNSDSIIGLSLKEKKLDGLHAFLTRAFRRPVESALVQRYQSIYDLGIESGLDSDAAMRNVVEAVLCSPRFLYNSIMHQGADDAWGLASRLSYFLWNSMPDDELLQLADSGDLLDENVLEEQVRRMLDDPKSQRFVVDFCGQWLGLRRVGAMLPDPKLYPNYDPVLEQSIRGETESLFREILAKDLPITDFLTPDYAMLNDRLARHYGIEGVVGRNFRPVPLPSDHPRGGLLGHASMLTLTSNGTRTSPVVRGVWVLENLLDSPPAPPPPDVEPIEPDVRGATTIREMLAKHSESETCNTCHRRIDPWGFGLENFDAIGEWRDHYAGQSNKKKNGKRTATKGKPVDASGTLADGGTFEGVIGLRNALLSKQDRFAHALTSKLWTHALGRPPDITDRVAIDQIVAKNKVQGSRLADLISLICTSPSFRE; encoded by the coding sequence ATGAAAGGTGTTCTTTTTTTAGCGATGATCGCGTTAACGACCGAGGCTGTCGTCGCGGATTCGGATCAAACTTTCCCGTCGCAAGTCGATCCTTTTGTGTCAACGTACTGCTATCAGTGCCACGATGCACGCGAAGAGCAAGGTGATTTCCGACTCGACATCCTCAGTCGCGATATCGGCGATGCCGCAACCGCGATCGCGTGGCAAGATGCCATCGACTTGATCAAGCTGGGCGAAATGCCACCGCCCGATGAGCCTCAGCCAGCTTCCGAAGAGTTGGAAGCGTTCTTAACAGCGGTAGAGGTGGCGATTCAACAAGCGACAGCCGCTTCTTCGAAACCGCAGTCGGGCATAAGACGCCTAAGTCAGTCGGCGCTTCAAAACACAGTACAGGATTTGATCGGCACCGGTCTTAGCATTACTAAGGACTTGCCGCCCGACGCCGAAATCGGTGGCTTCAATAACTTGGGCCAGGGTCTTGAGTTGACCGATACGTTCATGAGTGTGCTGCAAGTCAATGCACGACGTATCGCCAGGAACATCATCGCTCCTGCGGATCAGGCCGACCCACGAATGGCTCTCATTAATGAAGTTGAACAACTCGGGCATGGCAAAAGAGTGATCAAACAGGATGATGAACTCCTGGTTTGCAGTAGTCGCAGTGAAGCCGACCGAGTCTGGCTTAGTGGTTTTTCGGCACCCTGGACTGGTGTGTACCGGATTCGAATCGAAGCGTGCCAGTATGACAATCGTGATGAATTGGATGCGGCGGGAAAAAGCTATGTGGCTGCGAACGCGAAATCGGCATTGAACCAGGGCAACTTTGAACGATTCAGGATTCCAGCGCAACGTCCTCGAATGGTGGCGATCAAAGCTGAGTCGTCGAACGTTTTGGGGGCGGAACGAAGGAGAGCGACGCCAGGTCGGGAATTAACGAAGATCGCGGTGTCAGATCACTATGATTCCTACGAAGTCGAATGTGTTCTCGAGAAAGGCGAAAACGTATTTGTGCAGGCAGTGGATTGCTTGCGCACCGGAAACACACCACTGGCACTGGTCGATGGCGACGAAATGCTGGTGGGTGAAATATGCCGTGTTCGAGAAATGAAAATCGAAGGACCTTTGGTTGAGTCTTGGCCTTCGGAATTGCAGCAATCCTTATTAGCACGCGATTCAAGTTCATCAAACTCAGATTCAATAATTGGTTTGTCGCTGAAGGAAAAGAAACTCGACGGATTGCACGCGTTTCTCACCCGTGCCTTTCGCCGTCCCGTTGAATCAGCATTGGTCCAACGCTACCAGAGTATCTATGACCTAGGCATCGAGTCCGGCTTAGACAGTGACGCGGCGATGCGAAACGTCGTTGAAGCGGTGCTTTGTTCTCCACGGTTTCTGTACAACTCAATCATGCATCAGGGTGCGGATGATGCCTGGGGATTGGCGAGTCGTCTTTCGTACTTCCTGTGGAATTCGATGCCGGACGATGAACTACTTCAACTCGCTGATTCCGGGGACCTGCTCGACGAAAACGTTTTGGAAGAGCAAGTGCGCAGAATGCTTGACGACCCAAAATCCCAGCGATTCGTTGTTGACTTTTGCGGACAGTGGTTGGGCCTGCGGCGCGTGGGAGCGATGCTGCCCGATCCCAAACTCTATCCGAACTACGATCCTGTTCTCGAACAGTCGATCCGTGGCGAGACGGAAAGCTTGTTTCGCGAGATCCTTGCTAAGGACCTTCCTATCACCGACTTCCTAACGCCAGACTACGCGATGCTGAACGATCGTTTGGCGCGGCATTATGGCATCGAGGGAGTGGTGGGACGGAACTTTCGCCCAGTTCCGTTGCCGAGCGATCATCCACGGGGAGGATTGCTTGGCCACGCCAGCATGCTGACCCTAACGTCCAACGGAACTCGGACTTCGCCGGTGGTGCGTGGCGTTTGGGTATTGGAAAATCTACTCGATTCACCTCCGGCCCCACCGCCGCCAGATGTGGAACCGATCGAACCCGACGTGCGTGGTGCGACGACCATACGAGAGATGCTTGCCAAACATAGCGAGTCGGAAACCTGCAACACATGCCACCGTCGGATTGATCCTTGGGGGTTCGGGTTGGAAAACTTCGACGCGATTGGTGAGTGGCGTGATCACTACGCCGGTCAATCCAACAAGAAAAAGAACGGCAAGCGAACCGCCACGAAGGGGAAGCCAGTCGATGCCTCTGGAACGCTCGCCGATGGCGGTACGTTTGAAGGAGTCATTGGTCTGCGCAACGCTCTATTGTCCAAACAAGATCGTTTTGCACACGCACTGACGTCGAAGTTATGGACGCACGCGTTGGGTCGTCCACCTGATATCACTGACCGAGTGGCGATTGATCAAATTGTCGCGAAGAACAAAGTACAGGGTAGTCGGTTGGCTGATCTGATATCCCTGATTTGCACCTCTCCATCGTTTCGAGAGTAG
- a CDS encoding sulfatase-like hydrolase/transferase, producing the protein MSSIPLCHPASMKLAFALALIPFAAATYSRAVADEPQQRPNVLWILTDDQRYDSIRAFNQILHQRDQSELGYVESPNVDELAAKGTTFINTYCHAQGCAPSRASMHLGRYPHHSGIYEFEYFNNKADHWKPSLPECMQQLGYQTMHVGKLGVRIRTLQRGKPRKLELYQTNIDFKKSAAEGLTDWTKGPIAEIAGVDIKSEGIEGDFFFSPDGTVENTSGDLARVKGFENHSEQIDAKYDLLRMYNSKKPKRFGAGEIIGGVSSQPAGKTRDGYYTAQLKDYLQNPNKPLAAGSQHFVGVDPSRPLFAHIGFDFPHTPVLPPHSFRSRFADRTYQVPEFDKEELASLPPQLKKLITINHSDHYTEAEKQQMVRDYYAFCAYGDHLVGEAADAFVQYSEQHRQPWMVVYVCGDHGWKLNEHGAIAKFSPWKMDSLDPIIVVSSDKESFPAGKVVTDFTEFVDIMPTILAAAGADLRAKEFGFLDGYDLAKVASGELEPRDYVVGESHAVTGPRATIRTKDFMFSIKSRPDKKRGQNMDWAMNASYEELEPVLYQLSSDPAELHNLAYDKSYQSVAQGLRNKLLNIVIGDGRVEVDWGPKATGTKSVISDFAIGADDKRLKL; encoded by the coding sequence ATGTCGAGTATCCCCCTTTGCCACCCCGCCTCAATGAAACTCGCCTTCGCACTTGCTCTGATTCCGTTTGCCGCGGCAACCTATTCTCGAGCTGTCGCCGACGAACCGCAACAACGTCCCAACGTGTTGTGGATTTTGACGGACGATCAACGGTATGACTCCATTCGAGCTTTTAACCAGATTCTGCATCAACGCGATCAAAGCGAATTGGGATACGTGGAGTCGCCTAATGTTGATGAGTTGGCGGCTAAAGGGACGACCTTCATCAACACCTATTGCCACGCCCAGGGATGTGCCCCGTCCCGCGCTTCGATGCACCTGGGCCGATATCCGCATCACAGCGGCATCTACGAATTTGAGTACTTCAACAATAAAGCCGACCATTGGAAGCCATCATTGCCAGAATGCATGCAGCAGCTTGGCTACCAAACCATGCACGTTGGCAAACTGGGCGTTCGAATCCGTACGCTGCAACGCGGCAAGCCTAGGAAGTTGGAGCTTTATCAAACGAATATCGACTTCAAAAAGAGTGCCGCCGAAGGTTTAACCGATTGGACAAAAGGCCCGATCGCTGAAATTGCGGGAGTCGATATCAAGAGTGAAGGCATCGAAGGCGATTTCTTTTTTTCACCCGACGGGACTGTGGAAAACACCAGCGGTGACCTCGCCCGCGTGAAAGGTTTTGAGAATCACAGTGAGCAGATCGATGCGAAGTACGATCTGCTCCGAATGTACAACAGCAAGAAGCCCAAACGATTCGGTGCGGGAGAGATTATTGGTGGTGTCAGTTCGCAGCCCGCCGGAAAAACTCGAGATGGCTACTATACGGCTCAGTTGAAAGACTACTTGCAGAACCCTAACAAGCCTTTGGCCGCTGGCTCGCAGCATTTTGTTGGAGTCGACCCGTCTCGGCCACTCTTCGCTCACATCGGCTTCGACTTTCCCCATACTCCAGTACTGCCTCCGCATTCGTTTCGATCGCGATTTGCAGACCGCACCTATCAGGTTCCTGAATTCGACAAGGAAGAATTGGCGTCGCTGCCGCCACAGTTGAAGAAGCTGATAACGATCAATCATTCCGATCACTACACCGAGGCTGAGAAGCAGCAAATGGTTCGCGACTACTATGCGTTCTGCGCCTACGGCGACCATTTGGTGGGTGAAGCAGCCGACGCGTTTGTTCAATACAGCGAACAGCATCGTCAACCTTGGATGGTCGTTTACGTCTGCGGCGATCATGGATGGAAGCTAAACGAGCATGGTGCAATAGCGAAGTTTTCACCTTGGAAAATGGATAGCCTCGATCCCATCATTGTGGTTTCGTCAGATAAGGAGTCATTCCCCGCCGGAAAAGTTGTCACTGACTTCACCGAGTTTGTTGACATCATGCCCACCATCCTTGCGGCTGCTGGTGCTGATCTGCGTGCTAAGGAGTTTGGATTTCTAGATGGTTATGACCTCGCCAAGGTCGCATCGGGAGAATTGGAACCGCGCGACTACGTCGTTGGTGAAAGCCACGCGGTTACGGGGCCACGAGCAACGATTCGCACCAAGGATTTCATGTTCTCCATCAAGTCGCGACCGGATAAGAAACGCGGCCAGAACATGGACTGGGCGATGAACGCAAGCTACGAAGAGTTAGAACCGGTGCTCTATCAACTCTCATCGGATCCAGCCGAGCTTCATAATCTCGCGTATGACAAGTCGTACCAGTCTGTGGCTCAAGGTTTGCGCAACAAACTACTCAATATTGTCATCGGCGACGGTCGTGTTGAAGTCGACTGGGGACCCAAAGCCACGGGGACCAAGTCGGTGATCAGCGATTTTGCCATCGGAGCTGACGACAAACGACTGAAGTTGTAA
- a CDS encoding DUF1552 domain-containing protein yields MNANRRRVSRRNCFKAAGVSLSLPFLESLPVHAQKPKRSGKDAEVAYSDQPASSAARLVCIGVALGMYPGEWNPSQEGRDYRAPRLIEPLNELRNDFTLLSNIDHPGVGGGHKGTPAFLSGVYKPEFVGQAIVVRNQITLDQFAAQHLGNGTRFSSLQLSAAELGEFDALSWNEKGTPLPSQSDPSKVFNALFVPDAKDEATAMKLGQSVLDLIHEDATAFQREISRNDRDRMDQYMSSVRDVEKRIQRQLQWTEKPKPHAPPLAERPTTYHENLDLILELAAIALQTDSTRVVSVSLPGQGLPIETNNLRTANYHNLSHHGMAADAVRDLIEVESMHSRSLAKFLKRLKSVRAGDGTLLDHTQVLFGSGLGNASSHSNRDLPVLIAGGGYKHGQHVRLEEGTPLCNLFVTMLQRMGMEVDSFAGSRGNANQWLGV; encoded by the coding sequence ATGAACGCGAATCGTCGCCGCGTAAGCCGGCGGAACTGCTTCAAAGCGGCCGGCGTGTCATTGTCGCTGCCGTTCCTTGAGTCCTTGCCAGTTCATGCTCAAAAACCAAAACGATCGGGCAAGGATGCGGAGGTTGCCTATAGCGATCAACCAGCCAGTAGTGCTGCGCGTTTGGTTTGCATCGGTGTTGCATTAGGCATGTATCCCGGGGAATGGAATCCATCACAAGAAGGACGCGATTACCGGGCGCCTCGCTTGATCGAGCCGCTCAACGAATTGCGAAACGATTTCACGTTGCTGTCCAATATCGACCACCCCGGCGTGGGCGGCGGACACAAAGGTACGCCAGCATTCCTGTCCGGTGTTTACAAGCCAGAGTTTGTCGGTCAGGCGATTGTCGTTCGTAACCAGATCACGCTCGATCAGTTTGCAGCCCAACACTTGGGAAACGGCACTCGATTCTCGTCGTTGCAGCTCAGTGCTGCCGAGCTTGGCGAGTTCGACGCCCTTTCTTGGAACGAAAAGGGAACTCCGCTACCTTCGCAATCGGATCCGAGCAAAGTATTCAACGCTTTGTTCGTTCCGGATGCCAAGGACGAAGCCACCGCGATGAAGCTTGGGCAAAGTGTCCTGGACTTGATTCATGAAGATGCGACCGCATTCCAACGAGAGATCTCACGCAACGATCGTGATCGTATGGATCAGTACATGTCTTCGGTTCGCGATGTCGAAAAAAGAATCCAACGACAATTGCAGTGGACCGAAAAGCCCAAGCCTCACGCACCGCCGCTGGCTGAGCGTCCGACAACGTATCATGAGAACTTGGACTTAATCTTGGAACTCGCCGCGATCGCACTGCAGACCGATTCAACACGTGTGGTCTCGGTTTCGTTGCCCGGTCAAGGCTTGCCAATCGAGACGAACAATCTTCGCACGGCGAACTATCACAACCTGTCGCATCATGGGATGGCCGCCGACGCGGTTCGTGATTTGATCGAAGTCGAGTCGATGCATTCTCGGTCACTCGCAAAATTTCTGAAGCGTTTGAAATCCGTTCGAGCTGGTGACGGGACGCTTCTGGATCACACCCAGGTTCTATTTGGTAGCGGACTTGGTAACGCGAGTTCACATTCCAATCGCGATCTTCCCGTCCTGATCGCCGGTGGCGGATATAAGCACGGACAACATGTTCGTCTTGAAGAGGGCACACCGCTTTGCAACCTATTTGTCACGATGCTGCAGCGAATGGGAATGGAAGTGGATTCGTTTGCTGGAAGCCGTGGCAACGCCAACCAATGGTTGGGGGTGTGA